A window from Anser cygnoides isolate HZ-2024a breed goose chromosome 1, Taihu_goose_T2T_genome, whole genome shotgun sequence encodes these proteins:
- the LOC106045491 gene encoding prolactin-like has protein sequence MALARAAGQAGPGAALALLWLLVRAAAPPAVCAPGDSGCLRLTVADLFDRVIRHSGRIHSLSTALCAELENRFPPRDNELGKPARRCPTAGMLTPNGKEYAQKIPREELTYVILKLLHAWKEPLSHFNQHIEHHQELPDDSLSKAKQISKMVHELETGIEKVTEKMQSMGIISNSLHGMASSEASGFSSTNEANMMSDSDFIHCFKRDSNKVQCYLKILKCRIMPENSC, from the exons ATGGCCCTCGCCAGGGCGGCGGGGCAGGCAG GTCCCGGCGCGGCGCTGgcgctgctgtggctgctggtccgggcggcggccccgccggccGTGTGCGCCCCGGGGGACAGCGGCTGCCTCCGGCTCACCGTGGCAGACCTCTTCGACCGGGTGATCCGGCACTCGGGCAGGATCCACAGCCTCTCCACGGCGCTCTGCGCCGAGCTG GAAAACCGCTTTCCTCCCCGTGACAACGAGCTGGGGAAGCCCGCACGGAGGTGCCCCACGGCCGGGATGCTGACCCCCAACGGCAAAGAGTACGCCCAAAAAATCCCG AGAGAAGAACTAACTTATGTGATACTGAAACTTTTGCACGCCTGGAAAGAACCGCTTTCCCACTTTAACCAGCACATTGAGCACCATCAAGAATTACCTGATGACAGCCttagcaaagctaagcaaatcAGCAAGATGGTTCATGAGCTGGAGACTGGGATTGAGAAAGTTACAGAAAAG ATGCAGTCGATGGGCATCATCAGCAATTCCTTACATGGAATGGCATCATCTGAAGCTTCTGGCTTCTCCAGTACTAATGAAGCAAACATGATGAGCGACTCTGACTTTATTCACTGTTTCAAGAGAGACTCCAACAAAGTACAATGCTACTTAAAAATTCTGAAGTGTAGGATTATGCCAGAAAACAGTTGTTGA
- the DBX2 gene encoding homeobox protein DBX2 gives MNALGHTFQPGGEARRASSRRSAPLSPPGPQQPAAPSRPGEGPRRPGWAGLGRAALAMLPSALYWDLVGSSALLNLPAAPGFGNLGKSFLIENLLRAGAPQSPAQLRPLPASPVPLKLCPAAEQISPSGGPFPTRWAFQVLNPSAADGGRLPARAPAADRGGVFPPAATALSKHFFLRAPPFYSACCGGSCQHPASPTAFPREESVLPLLTQESNSKARRGILRRAVFSEDQRKALEKMFQKQKYISKTDRKKLAINLGLKESQVKIWFQNRRMKWRNSKEKEVLSNRCLQEGLQENYLSQSTMNFTSPCPSVWEVSQEQASPRWKEKSPGNSERLASTQPTPRANSSQSPLYLYPDQDTANKAVTSSA, from the exons ATGAATGCGCTTGGACACACCTTCCAGCCCGGCGGAGAGGCGCGGCGTGCCTCCAGCCGGCGCTCCGCTCCCCTCAGCCCTCCCGGCCCCCAACAGCCCGCAGCCCCGTCCCGGCCCGGTGAGGGGCCGCGgcggccgggctgggctgggctggggcggGCAGCCCTCGCTATGCTGCCCAGCGCCCTGTACTGGGACCTGGTGGGCTCCTCGGCTCTCCTCAACCTGCCGGCGGCGCCGGGCTTCGGCAACCTGGGCAAAAGTTTCCTCATCGAGAACTTGCTGCGGGCCGGGGCGCCGCAGAGCCCTGCCCAGCTccgtcccctccctgccagccccgtccccctcaAGCTGTGCCCCGCGGCGGAACAAATCAGCCCCTCGGGGGGTCCCTTCCCGACACGGTGGGCTTTTCAAGTGCTTAACCCCTCGGCGGCGGACGGCGGCCGCCTGCCAGCGCGGGCTCCGGCGGCGGACAGAGGCGGCGTCTTCCCGCCGGCGGCCACAG ctctttCCAAACACTTTTTTCTCCGAGCCCCGCCATTCTACTCAGCATGCTGCGGTGGGTCCTGTCAGCACCCTGCATCCCCCACTGCTTTTCCAA GAGAGGAAAGTGTCCTGCCTCTTCTGACCCAGGAGTCTAACTCCAAAGCCCGGAGAGGTATATTACGAAGAGCTGTCTTTTCTGAAGACCAGAGGAAAGCTTTggagaaaatgtttcagaagcagaagtatATCAGTaaaacagacaggaagaaaCTGGCCATTAACCTGGGTCTAAAGGAGTCTCAG GTGAAAATTTGGTTTCAGAATCGAAGGATGAAGTGGCGAAactccaaagaaaaagaagtgcttTCAAACAGGTGCCTCCAAGAAGGTCTTCAGGAGAACTACCTCTCACAATCCACCATGAATTTTACCTCCCCATGCCCCTCTGTGTGGGAAGTGTCTCAGGAGCAGGCAAGTCCAAGGTGGAAGGAGAAGTCTCCAGGAAATTCTGAAAGACTGGCTAGTACACAACCAACTCCAAGAGCAAATTCATCGCAGAGCCCACTGTATTTGTATCCTGACCAAGACACTGCAAATAAGGCAGTTACATCATCAGCTTAA